Part of the Mangifera indica cultivar Alphonso chromosome 4, CATAS_Mindica_2.1, whole genome shotgun sequence genome, atatacatattttgtatatttaaagtatatatatatattttattatttctgtaatttcttttttggatAAGTCTACATGCATGAAATGCACATCAACATAATAGTTTACAAGTGGTTGtcattgttagttttcaaaaaatggGGGAGTTGACTTAAACCAAACTTGAAGGATGTAAATGTAAATTcctctattttatatttttaaggctattatatattatagaaatGCAGTTGCCTTAGTGTTCCAAAGGAACATCATTGTCACGTTGAGTAAACCTATTGATGATGAAACAACACACAGAGATGAATGCAGAAGTGTTGTCCAAAGATACTAAGTTTACAAGTTGAAATCTATGGAACACCCTTCTGCAAAACCATGATTATATTTTCCCTCATCAGTAAGACTGGTGCTTCAAGGAAAGAACCCACTACCCAATCTTTCTATTCTCAGCCAAAGACCTTATAATTACCATGCATCACTCCTCCCTCACCTCCCTTTctttcaaattcatatttatttctctttctttcttcataaATCAATGAGggttttgaagaattcaaaagcCCTAGATCTGGTGTACCTTTCACATGAGTAGTATGGCATCTCTTAACTCCACAATAAATTTCAAGCTTAACTAtataatcttattattaatgCTAATTAAGAAGCATATGATCAAGTTGTTGAACAATTATTTGAGTCagttaaaatcacttaattcaTGAAAcctgagagagagagatagagagaaatGACAATATCTTTGTCAACCATAAATATGGGCAAACAAGTCAACTCAAATATACATGAAAGGTTTGAACTTTAATGGCAGAAATTACAGAAATTAAGAGATTAAACTAATTTCCATTTAAAcaacattaattttgttttttgtaattcttttttAGGCTGCCTCTTTTGTCCTCTCCACCGTCTGACACACTGCTCTCTCTACATGGAGTAAACTTGATTCCTGATAGTGCAAGTAAAGCAATCAccccactttttttttaattttaatttcatttgctaaataaattaaatctcaaATCTATTCacatttgtaaattaaaaataaaaacaaaaacaaaaaaattgctttctctctctcctttttgaGCCCTCAACACTTCTATAAGCTCTTGTTAAGTGCTTGCCTCACTAGCAAAACCCACCTgcaaaactctctctctctcctttgtCTCCTCTTCTCTGTGTGAGCTCTTCTCCtaatttcttcctcttttgcaacctaattttcttttactattCAAGGTGTTTAAGTGTGCTTATTTCTTCAAGATTCACAAAGAGAATCAAGTTTATCATGATCAGAGTAATTTCCTTCATCTCCCTTTTGAGAAACCTTAGTTTCTTGCCTCTTCTAGTTTAGGGTTTCACATCTTTTGAGCTAGCAAGATGGCTTCTGTTTAGCCTCTCTTCTCTTTCAACTTCAAGAATGAGGTTTCTCTTCCAAGGTTTAGTTTCTTTACACTATTGCTaaatttccttcttcttcttcttcttctctttctagGTCGACCTTGAAAGCTGAAAATGCATGAGTCATGGAGTGTATTCAAAGCCTAGGTGCACTGTTGATGATCACACCCCTCTagcttttgtttttgctttgtcCTTTTGATCATCAAAAGGGGTTGCCTCTTGAATCCTTAACTGTCCAAGAACTGTTTCGCAACCCCCCTTGTCTTTTTTATATGCAATTTCTTGAGGTGGGTCATCTTGGTCagttcttcttcctttttttttttcaattgttcttttggtgtattttattataattactgTTAATGTTCTAGAAATTTAAAGTTGTGTGGACAATTGTCAAGCTTTTGATTTAATcatcatttaaacaaaaacaatcttCCAATCCCAAACCCCCTCCCTCCCTTGtctttgttctttctttctctctctctttttttctcttttggtcTCCAAATTAACCAACAAACAGGAAAGCAAGAGGGATATCTCGAAATGGAACTTTCAAGTCATGAAGAAGGAGAGATCCCAATTCCCTTAAATTCTACCTATGGTCATGGCCATCCCCACATGATCCATCAtgaccatcatcatcaccatcataaTCACATCATCCCATCTTCAACACCACCgcctccacctccaccacctCAAATCCCTTCAAGTAACAACAATGGTCCAATTTCCTCCCCCCTACAGGACCACCACCTACCCACCACCGCTACCTTCAAAAAGATAATCCGCTACAGAGAATGCCTCAAGAACCACGCAGCTGCCATGGGAGGCACCGCCACAGACGGCTGCGGCGAGTTCATGCCCAGTGGAGAAGAAGGCACCATCGAAGCCCTCAACTGCTCCGCCTGCAACTGCCACAGAAACTTCCACAGAAAAGAAATCGACGGTGAGCATTCAAACCACCCCTCTCCTTGTGATTGTTTCCACAATCCCCACCATCCCCATCATCACAATCTCAATAGAGTTGGAAGAAAATTAATTCTGGGCCATCATCATCAAAAGAATCTCTTGCCTCCGGAGGCGCTTGGATACCCTACAGGAACTCTCATATCTTCCAGGCCTCAACAGATGATAATGTCCTACAACATGGGGTCACTGCCATCAGAATCGGACGAGCAGGAGGAGGGCGGAGGCGGGGTTATGGCGAGGCCAATGCAGATGGTGAAGAAAAGACACAGAACAAAGTTTTCTCAGGATCAAAAGGAGAAAATGCTCAACTTTGCCGAGAAAGTCGGGTGGAAAATtcagaaacaagaagaaagtgTGGTGCAACAGTTCTGCCAAGAAATTGGAGTGAAGAGAAGAGTCCTCAAAGTGTGGATGCACAACAACAAGCACAACCTCGCCAAGAAGAACAAcgtcaacaacaacaacaataataatcacCATCATTCTCCTGCAGCTCCAACTTCAAGTGCTTAATTGATAAAGATCAACTGAtcaatctaattattaattagggTTTAACCCTACTTTATTAGTAGCTTAAAAAATTTGCTTacacttttaatttttgtttttgtttttgcgcgttgtattttctgtttttgtgtCTTTAAgaaatttacaataatatttgGTTGCTAATTTAGGTAGATCTTCGACAATCCATTGAATCCTGTAGAAATGGATTGCTTGATCAACTTTATTTGTTGTTTCGAGTACCcagatgtattattattattattattattattatgaattaatgtcTCAATTTTATTGAACATTGATCTTCATGGtgtaatttaatttctcttcttAATTCCTTGCTTcatattatgtatacattaCTATACTATGaatattcaaagttttattCTTTCCTGTGGAATTGGTAGATTTAATTCACTTTATTTAACGTTAAATTATGAATCTGagatctaatatttttttttatattttaaactatgtttgatataatattttaaattaatatttttagaatattgTGAAAAtgattatcaaatatattttcataaattttgtcGTAtccatgttttcaaaaaaaatatatatatatgtataaatgagaataaaatttaattttcaccAATTGAGGTGAGATATTATTGTACATTGTATATTCTTATTTCACAAAAGGTTCGATTGATCGAGGAGGAAGACAAGACTGACTGTACGTCCCTTCTCATAGTATTCAAAGCCTCAAAGGTTGGCTGTTGGGAAGAGGACACCATATTTATTCTACTACTATTTTACCTGTTTACTGTTCTTCAAgtgttatattttaatttatttaattttagtaatttttctaagtatataattaaacagTGCTCCTgaaaaaggttttatttt contains:
- the LOC123213353 gene encoding zinc-finger homeodomain protein 4-like, translating into MELSSHEEGEIPIPLNSTYGHGHPHMIHHDHHHHHHNHIIPSSTPPPPPPPPQIPSSNNNGPISSPLQDHHLPTTATFKKIIRYRECLKNHAAAMGGTATDGCGEFMPSGEEGTIEALNCSACNCHRNFHRKEIDGEHSNHPSPCDCFHNPHHPHHHNLNRVGRKLILGHHHQKNLLPPEALGYPTGTLISSRPQQMIMSYNMGSLPSESDEQEEGGGGVMARPMQMVKKRHRTKFSQDQKEKMLNFAEKVGWKIQKQEESVVQQFCQEIGVKRRVLKVWMHNNKHNLAKKNNVNNNNNNNHHHSPAAPTSSA